DNA sequence from the Drosophila sechellia strain sech25 chromosome 3L, ASM438219v1, whole genome shotgun sequence genome:
ATCCAGGTGCAGAAGGGCACCTAGGTAGTTTTAATTACGCACTCGCCTAACCACATTGAGTTGAATATGAAAATTATTATTGAAAGTATTCGCTGTATATTCCAATTTATGatacataaaatattattattgctgcTATAACATAGCTGCGATCATCGTTTTGTCTAATGAATGCAATAAAGAATGTGCACACAgttgtcctgctttccttgaCTATCATATACCCATCACACAAAATAAGAAATACAAAGAAAAACGACATGAAAAAGTTAGGAAAAAGaacaaatgaaaaataaaaccaaggATATGAAAACTAAAGTGTTTCTTTCATTCATTTTGTCAATCAATCAGGGTTGCACATCAAGGgactttaattattttcagtttccttGTTAATAATTATTGCTCTCTAAAACGCATCATTCAAACCATTTATTATTCTTATCTCTAGTTATACACATACAACTTATTTTCATCATATATGTGTGTTGGAAATACCAATGGAGATTGCATTCATTAAAatgattattaaaataaacacaTAAAGCCAGCTGAAGAATGTATTTGTCATGGCAGAGCTGCTTTAATGGATGCATTATATAAATGAAATACTCACAAAGAAACCAATTATGATAATGAAATGTGGATATCAGGAAGcctaatttaataaatttaattatcgCTTAAAAAGCCTTTCTGCTAGTTTTTCAGAAATGTCTGAAGATGCCGCTCAAGATTTGGAAGCCCAGATGTCGAAGTCACCCGAGAACCACAAGAGAAAGGACTATCTGCATTGGGATGACTACTTTATGGCCACCTCCCTGCTCTCCGCCAAACGCAGCAAAGATCCCGTCACCCAAGTGGGCGCCTGCATCGTGGATTCCCAGAATCGGATAGTGGCCATTGGATACAATGGGTTCCCTCGCAATTGCAGCGATGACGTGTTTCCGTGGTCAAAGGCTACGAAACGTTCAAAAAAAGATGATCCCCTTGAAGACAAGAAGATGTACGTGGTCCACGCGGAGGCCAATGCAATCCTGAACACCAATGGCATGAGTTTGTCTGGAACCCGACTGTATACCACACTATTTCCCTGCAACGAATGTGCCAAACTCATCATACAGGTAAAACTAATATtcgaatataaatatataattcgCAATATTAACAATTAACCAGAAAGAAAGCCGAAAATATGATTTCTGTtctattatttgaaattttcaacttcaatattttattataataagTTCTCCGATTTTGATCAAATGAAAACCGAATTGTCAAGAAACGAATATAAACCAaattactattactattaaTATTTGATCTCAAACAAGGAAagtacttatatatatatttaaatactaCCTACAACAGAAGGAAAATCTTTTAAATAGTATCATTGTTTCaaaaaagttttaagtttttcgtTAAAACGAAAGGGCGACCAGACGGACGGTAGCTATATGGACTAGGCTTCTAAAATTGATTAAGAATACATAGTACATACAATCTGGAAAAAAATGATAACATATACACTTACATTCGGCTTACCCATTTGTATTCCAGGTGGGGATATCTCAGGTGCTCTATTTGTCCGACAAGTATGCCTATAAGCCCAAATATCGTGCATCCAAGAGGATGCTGGATGCAGTGGGCGTGGAATATAAGCGACACATCCCCCTGAAAAAAACTATCACCATTGATTTTGAAACCTTCCCGGAAGAAGATTAGAACGCATCCCTGGGACTAAACGACCTGCATTTGTGATGTATTAGCACAAAATTGACAACTTTTAATGTGATTAAAGTAAATTTGACGTGATCCGATTAAATATGTAGACAAATtatgaataaattaaattgcatgCTAACTAAGTTATACTTAGCTTGGCAgtacatataaattaaattacaaatactaaaaaacaaaacttagAACGTTGTTTTTTCTATCTATAAGGCAGGAAAAGGCTTCGGAAATAAGGCtgtaattgattttaaaatcaaaatcaaaaataccatatttgtttaaatacgTTTGTAGTAgtataaacaaaatcaaaagcaGAACGAACTTATTTAGATCCAAATAAGTATATAAACCTAAtaggaaatgaaaaacaagagTATTCCACCTTCTTTGCATAGCTTAAACGTTTAGACGCTTCATTTCATCCACCCGCAAAGATagttaaaatgttttttaattagtACCCATTTGGGAAGAGTGTTCACTTGCACTAATTGACTTGGCAAACGGAAGACCGTCAGGTGAGACTATTAGCATGCACAGGTGTCCACCGGAAACGAAAGCGCGATGAAAGTGCTCTACTCAGGTAAAAGTACATGGTATTTTCATATTGAAAATTGGAATTATATTCCATAATTCATTCCTAAAcagttaaattaataattatactgatcgaaaattgaaaacagGGTATTTTTCTGATGGAAACTACTCTGTACCACTTTATAGCACCGTAATTATAGAACCTTGAAAATTCTATTGCTAGCCCAcacattaaattaattaagttaGCCACTTTTGAACGTTGATGTTGTGTTGGCTAAAAATTCGCATGCAGCCATTTTAAATACCGGGCTGAGCAAAATGTTTATGGGATGTTTTTCAATGGCATGCCAGCACGAAGGAGCTCCCACCTGACCAACCACCAGCCAAGCAGCCCATTCAGGTGAGAGTGGCGTGCGGCCAACCGGCCATTAGCACTGGAATATGCAAAACAGTGCGCGGAACAGGACGAGGATGTCAATAAGAAGAGCGGCGAGGACACTCGACCTATCGGAAATCCCCGAGTGCTCCTTACTAACCTCCATGCACTTTCCTCTGCAGCCTGCATTGAAACGTCACACTATCACAAGGTAAGTACCGGTTATGCAGAGAATATGGGTTAAGCTGGCTGGGAAAGTAAAGGGTTTCATTGTGCGAGTTGCggtggaaatcgaagaaagtTTGACTTACAGTATACTTTTCTACAAATGAATTAACTTAACAATTCCACTAGCTAAAATCTTAATCCGGCTTAAAGAGTTTTGAAGAAGCGGAAGTCCAAGGAACCACACGGACGACTATCTATCCGTACCGGAATCGTGCATCTTAGGCATGTGGAATCTGGGGATTAGTATTTCAAAAGGATATGTATCTCCATCTGGCCCTGCTTGTTTGTATTCATGAAATGCAGACAAAGTTTACCAACTGCAACGGAAACTTGTGCCGCACGCACCTCTGCTAACTGAATTTGAAGTGGAATGCTCGGTTTCCGTAATCACTAATAGCAGGTTAGCCGCTCGGGGCCCTAATTGCCATTAAAGTTAAAGCTACGACCAACGAAAACCCCAAAATCGGGTCACCGTGAAGGAGCAAGGGACAGCACTAATTTCGGGGCTTTCGTGATTTTCAGCTACAAAATCCCCTCGAGGCCGGATACCCAAAATCACACCGAATGGCCAACGGAAGGCTTGGCGGCACTGGGACTATCCAACGACACCCCTAAAGGCCATGGAACCGAGCAAATAATCAATATAACTACAAGAAAGGAACCATAACAGAGCTCTGGGTTTTGTGTAACGATAGTGGAACATATCAACAGAATATCAAGTCACATGGCGCACTTGTTGGTTATAACCATCGATCCTGTTATTTCCTTTTTTGCAAACAGGTTCCACAAATGCTCGGCTGAATATTGCAAAAATTCAGAAAATAGATAGATGTGCAGTTGCTTCCAAGATGTTATATCATATAATTCTAATTAACAGTTAATTATGAATCATGTACATACATGAAGTTTGAagtattatataataatattaaattttttgtcataaatttaaaaactttaaaaaactaataatatCGAGTGATGAAACTCTTTAATACTTTTTCCTTCGTTAAACAATTAAGGATGTACATATCTTGCAGAAGGAACCGCTTTAATCTGAAAAAATCTGGCTTAATGGCTTTTTGTTGAATCCCCTATTTAGCATTACTTCTTCTTTGCTAACCATTTAGCATTACTTCTTCTTTCCCAACCATCCAGCATCAGCGGCACGTCTGGTTGAAGTTTTAACTGGAAGATGCATATCATAAATTCGAAATGCAAACACGAGGACGTTATCAAACTTGGCATCTTTGGATTAGCATCGCAGCTCTGCTCGCTCTCTGGtctgcacagaaagaaaaatattGAATGATTTCacaaattgttgttttttaaatactaaacATTTACATATGGTTTCATATTTATGCTCCCTTTTCATTTTAATCCTAATTActgaaatgaaacaaatgCGAAATTCGCTAACAATTTAAAGAATAGATATACCCTCGCTTTTTCCAGTGTAGATGAAATTGgtggagagagagagcgagagagccgCGCGCAGCCTCCGCTGCAAAATGAACGGGAATGGCAATGAAACGGGGCAATCAGCTGATGCGGCCATCGctctttgttttgctttcggGCAGCATGGCGATGGCGGCGAACTTGGCGAGAGTGGGAGAGAGTGAGAGGTTGGCGGCGACGCCGGCCGTGACAGCAGCAGCGCCTTTGGCAGCGACTGAGGCAGCGGCGGAGGCCAAAAAGGATTTCCGAGCTTGTGGCCTGCGTTCAGTTTGTAACGGTATTCCACGCGCCACGGACGCCCGAACAGCAAAACGTCGCGCTCCCGACGATCCGTACCCGTACACCAGTACGTATACGTATTGCTCTCCGCACAGAACGCGCTATTTCCGAACCAAAAGCAGCATATGCCTTCGCCATCTTCCCTACCTCCCCCCCTCTCCCGTCTTGTGTGTGCTTCTGGTTATATCTGTCACCGCGAGAATTTTTGTGTGTGGCTTCATTTAATGCCTTTTGCCGCCTTCTAGAtgacatatgtatatgtacatttgtATATGCATgcatatacaaatatatctTATTGTCATCGCTGTTTATCTCTCTTTTGGACGGACCAATTTTCTGTGTTTGTTTACGCTCACGCCTTCATGTTATGGCCACTTGTGCCGCCCCAACGGAATGGTCGCATCCTTAGTGCCGACAGAACTTTCCAACCGAATGGCTTTTTTATTCGCGCTCTTCGTTTAGTGTGTCGTTTCGCTAAATTACTAACAAATTCCACGCATTAAATCGgatcagcaaaaaaaaagtaaaatcgACCGGCGCGGCGGATGGGAAACACTCGAAAATATACTCACATACAATtgtacatatgtgcatatatgtatatgcgaAAGAACATGCATTTCCATACGTTCCATACACACATGTATAAATAGTACTGCTATCAAATGTAcaccgaaaacaaaaaatttaaataatgcaAAAAAAGCTGAACAGAGAGTTCGTCTTTCTACTTCTTATTTTAAGATACTTTAGCATCTTTCAgctataaaaaacaaatgattatattcattttaattttttaaattatccaGAAGAAAGCGGCAACAAACTGAAAATGTTTTCAGAAAATAATAGTGTCCCTTTTTTCAGTCTAAGATATAGGTTGCgattttaaacttattttgCCAAAGAGAAAGTCAGGTTGAAATGAAATCGAAGGCGATGACAGCTAGCAGATGAATGAATGAGGGAAGGAgccaattaataatatataaacgaTTCCATTACAATCCAGAGGTGTTTGCCATATGAATTACTAATGACATTTTGTGTTTCACATGAGAAAGCGCAATATTTGTCTAGTCCACTTATCCATTTGCCTGTTCGTATGtttattacgtatacgacaaGTTATGTATATTTCTTCCACATTTGGCGGTGGCAAACTTTTTTCGAAATTGAGGACACACAAGTGCAGtgttttttttaaaacaaacaaggaGAAGCAATAACAAAACACTTAGCAGAGCAGACTAGggaaaaaatttaacttaaaagCATTGGGTGGATGAAATTTCGGTGAAATACTTTAAGTGGCTGAGAATGTTTTGTGACTTTAGTGAAACTAACATTTGTGCAAATTTCTTTAAGCAAACAACAGAAagcttttaataattttatagcATTTTTATTCTATTCCTAACTATTAGTATTGAATTATTCTTTGCATTCAAGTCACGTTCTATATCTGCAAGAATAATTCTAGAATCTTTGGCTTACCTTTTTGGCCCAATCAATAGTATGTAGATTTTTACGGCCAATTTGTATAGCAATTAAAGGAAGAAATTCTGACATTGCATAGCCGTAAAGCCAACTTAACTTGAACGCAATTTGTTATGATACAAGAATAACCCACGAAACATGGAGGTGTtcataaaaacaaacgcaCGGACACGTTTGTATGTATGAATTGAATGGGGGATTGAATCCGAGCTGGAATTTATTAGGTCCCTTACCTTGTGCCCGTCTCCTTGTACCACATTCATAATTTGGGGCCACCTGCCCACTCGGATTTGGGCCAATTGGCGGATGGTGGATGGCGTTTGGCGGACGGCCGGAGGATTAGCAACCGCCCAACTCCTGGAGGTTGTAAAAGTGCCTGAATGGGAGTGAGTTTTATGTGCCTCACAGGCAACAAATCTCGATGACGTCTGGCATTTGATTTGGAGCCTTTTTCCCTTCGCTCTTTGTTTCCTCGGGATTTAGTTGCTTATATTCGtgatttcgtttatttttcccACAGTTCGGTTGAGttgcgttttattttttcgctcGAATTCCCGGCGGCTTCTTTTTTGGTAGCGACACGCCAGCAGCCCCAAAAATTCTCACCACTTCcgattaaatttttttttgttatggCTTTTCCGTTTCCGTGTCCCCAGTTTTCCACGGTCAACGAAAAACTCGTAAAGAGCAGCTCCTTGGAGCTCTTGTTTCTGGTGTTTTCTTAGCACGAAATGCCAATTTCGAGTCATTTAAATTGGGTAGAAAGTTGCGGCAAGGAAAGTCTGCCCACAGTCCACAATGTTGGCTTGAATTAAGTCGAGTGTGCGAAAGTTTCGTTGCCAGTCGACGGAAATCGGACTAAAACCAAAAAGCAATTAACTTAAGGCTATTAACCAGGATGCTTTGGTAATAACATACATAAGTACGGATAAATTGGGAAATAATTACAAGTTTTGAAAGAGACATCGTCATGAAATTTAAGCTTTAAAAGTATATAAAGGTAATTTACTGACATAATttattatgtttattatttattgctttAGAGACGCCAGTATTGTATTTCCAAATGAAATGGCAAATTGTTAGAGCTGTTACAAGATATATATGGTAAGGTGTTcttaatttaaagttttgaaGTTTTAGGCTTGGGATTGAAGTACTTTTAATCCAATTAGTTCCATCGAAGGAACTTAAACCCATGCCTCATGATGAGTAACCGTCGTTAAATGTGCTTATCCAAACAAGATAAGAAATTTAAAACTCTTAACGAAAATCGATTAAATTAAGCAGTTTAGCTTCCATCCCCCAGGGAACCGAGGTGCCGTCATTTTCACGCCTGATTTGTTAACCAAAACGACGGCATCAGGTCGGTATTCGGATACTTTTCCATGGCAATTAAGCCGCAGTGTTGGATAACATTTTTTGCgctgcactgggagaaaagcTCCTTTCCCATTCCTCAAACACATTTGCACCCACTCGCACGGAAACCATAAACGTTTCCCACTTTCAGACTCGTTTTACAGCTCTTGAAATTTATCCTTTTTATCGAATCCTTCTCTTAACTTTCATAGTCATCGTGAAGAAAGGAATATAAAAGCTTTATTTTAGAACCTTCTTCAACGAATTGCAATCGAGCTCATGCATATTTCAAATATACTCTTTCTCAAAGTGCCAACTCATCTTTTGCTTGGATGGTCTTTTCTTTTTCGAGTGTATTTGGGGTGAATAAATCATGTTCACCCACAGCTGGCTAAAGATTCTAGTCCATATGGCTGTAGGTGTCGGCGCCCAACGCTCAATCTGCGTTAATTCCCAATTtggtttataaataaaagaacaAATCGGTCCTTAACGATGACGAGCATCGGCATCCGAGCTGACATCATTCCAAAGTCGTTAAAACTGCCGCCCTGTTAATGGCTACCCCGAAGGAGATTTCGGGTAGTAAAAGTGCAAAATTGAACGGAACACCTTTATGGGCAGCGCGTGAAGCGGCAGTAGGTCCTTGCAGGTCCTTCGGATCCCTACCTGTTACCATATACATACTACTAGTACCACGTGCCCTCCTACAAATTGACTGGGGCAACTTAATTAGTAGCGTAGGCAAACTAAATTACCTGTCGAAGAATTTGAGTGAATCAACTTCACGACTGACCTTGTGAGTGCCCGTAATTAGCTGAACAATTTGCAGCGAAAAGAATGAAATCAAATTAGCAACACACTCCGCGAAATTGACACTAAAGCAAACCGCTTTTAATGCTTTTATCTCACGAAACAGAATGCAGTTTTTGGCATCATTTGCTGGCTACCAATATGAAATGTCGAAACTGACAACGATGATTTCAATGATAGCGTTTTTAATACAaagaataaatattaagtgaCACAATGAAAGAGCTTATGAatattgacatatttattgtTCAACTTTATTGATAATTGAATAGATGCATAAACTCATACACAAAAACTGAGAAAGACTAAAAATCGAAATCTGTGGTGCTCAGCTTACTCATTCTCGTAAGAAGAAACGTTCTCGATTTCGAGATGAAAACGATCTCAATACTGCTATTTTTAGACGAAATAAAGTATCGAGTTTAAgacagaaagagagagagagagagagagaggaagtGTGAGAGCGAAATAAGACCAAAGTTATGCAATATGAGAATGATTCGATCTCGATCTGAGTACTTTGAACATAATTCGATCTTGGCTAGATTCTGAAATCAAAATACTCAAACCAAGATCGTTAAGAACAGTTTTTTTTCAGAATGAATacttcaaaataataatattcagttgaaatacattaaattaaattttccttTGGGAAAACAAATGCCATTCGAAAAGGTTTATCTTTCGGCTCCAATGTGCTGGGTTTCACCACCCACAAATTTTGGTTATTAAACAAATGGCTGTTTGCATGTACATTTATGCAGCCGCCGACTCCGAGCGACTTGAAACATTATCTTCAGTAAATACTAACTTAATTGCTGCCGGACTCCCATTCCCGTAGGCGATGTTTGCGGAACTGAAATGAGCCGAAATGCGGGCAAATTTGCTGATTGTCACACAGACTGACGTGCAATTTATCGTAATTGAGTCAGGGCAACAATCATTTTTTGATCgccccacacacacgcacacacactcgcacacactgGGGGAAAATGCTGGCAAGTTGGTGGTGTCGGGAAAACCTCGATGACTTGGCAGGACCCATTACGGCCAGTGTCCGTTTCCTGCTCTTTGCCATGGGATTAATGGACAAATAACGCATTCACGTCTGTAAATGTGCCGGCGGATAATCCCATTATCTCGGAGTCTTGACCCCACACATCCGGACTTCGACTGGAACGAACGGAAGGCGGAAATTGGCCACTAGGCTGCGgtaattgaaataaatagaGTTCGCCTTTGACCCTCAAAAGTGGGCTACGAATCGATCAACTTGGCCTAAAACCTTTCTCGtcactgcaaactgcattAACTGGCTTACATCTGCTGATTCTGGGGCCAAAATGAATGTGTTTGTTTAGGCTGAAAAGATGATAATTCTATTTCAAAGTTGTCCATCTTGGTtctattataataataatataaaacaaattgaattggcaTATACTAGCttacttaagtttttatacaCAGTTTGTAAgacatttaacatttataaTAGGCTTGCTCAGAATtatatgaattttaattagtcTAAACTTAATCATTTGGCTTATATGGaacaatattattttattttgtttaattatttaaaatcagtttaaaagttcCACGCGATAATCTTGTTCCAAATTAAGAGCTTTGAATTCACAAAAAACACCAAATAGGCATAATTGTATACCTTCCCATAGATTTGCATTTTCAAAGCAGGATGTTTGCCAAGTTTGTAACCGAATTTATACACAAATGGGGCTAATTGAAACGAGGAATATTTTCTTACAAATTTTGAGCCAATTCATGTCAAATTTTTCCAGCCCACAaccaaa
Encoded proteins:
- the LOC6616262 gene encoding probable deoxycytidylate deaminase, translated to MSEDAAQDLEAQMSKSPENHKRKDYLHWDDYFMATSLLSAKRSKDPVTQVGACIVDSQNRIVAIGYNGFPRNCSDDVFPWSKATKRSKKDDPLEDKKMYVVHAEANAILNTNGMSLSGTRLYTTLFPCNECAKLIIQVGISQVLYLSDKYAYKPKYRASKRMLDAVGVEYKRHIPLKKTITIDFETFPEED